One segment of Coffea arabica cultivar ET-39 chromosome 7c, Coffea Arabica ET-39 HiFi, whole genome shotgun sequence DNA contains the following:
- the LOC113701875 gene encoding peptidyl-prolyl cis-trans isomerase CYP40 isoform X2: MGNPRCYLDISIGGELEGRIVVELYSDVVPKTAENFRALCTGEKGIGPHTGVPLHFKGSCFHRVIRGFMIQGGDISAGNGTGGESIYGLKFEDENFKLKHERKGMLSMANSGPDTNGSQFFITTTQTSHLDGKHVVFGRVIKGLGVIRSIEHVTTTEAYYPTLDVMIADCGEIPEGADDGTSNFFKDGDCYPDWPADLSMKPDDISWWMTAVDSVKAFGNERFKKQDFKMAHRKYCKALRYLNTCWEMDDVDEEKSDSLKKTKSQIFTNCSACKLRLGDLKGALLDADFAIRDADDNVKAFYRQGIHGTQRH, translated from the exons ATGGGGAATCCGAGATGTTACTTGGACATAAGCATTGGGGGAGAGTTGGAAGGAAGGATAGTGGTGGAGCTTTACAGTGACGTTGTCCCTAAAACTGCCGAGAATTTTAGGGCTCTGTGCACTGGCGAGAAAGGCATCGGTCCTCATACCGGCGTTCCCCTCCATTTCAAG GGCTCTTGTTTCCATCGTGTTATTAGAGGTTTCATGATACAAGGTGGTGACATTTCTGCTGGAAATGGAACTGGTGGTGAATCCATCTACGgcttgaaatttgaagatgaaaatttTAAACTCAAGCACGAAAGGAAAGGGATGCTATCCATGGCTAATTCTGGTCCCGATACTAATGGTTCTCAATTTTTCATCACTACAACTCAAACCTCTCATCTGGATGGAAAGCATGTTGTGTTCGGGAGAGTAATCAAGGGATTGGGCGTGATTCGTTCAATTGAGCATGTCACCACGACGGAGGCTTATTATCCGACTCTTGATGTCATGATAGCTGATTGTGGCGAAATTCCTGAAGGTGCAGATGATGGGAcatctaatttcttcaaagatGGTGACTGTTATCCTGATTGGCCAGCTGATCTAAGCATGAAACCAGATGACATTTCTTGGTGGATGACCGCTGTAGACTCTGTAAAAGCTTTTGGAAATGAAAGATTTAAG AAGCAAGACTTCAAAATGGCTCACAGAAAGTACTGTAAGGCTCTTCGCTATTTGAATACATGCTGGGAAATGGATGATGTTGATGAAG AGAAAAGTGATTCCCTGAAGAAGACCAAGTCTCAGATATTTACTAATTGTTCT GCCTGCAAGTTGAGGTTAGGAGATCTTAAAGGAGCATTGCTAGATGCAGACTTTGCCATTCGTGATGCGGATGACAATGTAAAAGCTTTCTATCGCCAAG GCATACATGGCACTCAACGACATTGA
- the LOC113701433 gene encoding peroxidase 10-like isoform X2: protein MGCEGSVLLDDSSTIKGEKNAVPNKNSARGFEVIDAIKANVEKACPSTVSCADILALAAREAVYLAGGPYWPVLLGRRDGLTASEGAANTQLPSPFESLANITAKFTDKGLDMKDVVVLSGGHTIGFAQCFTFKPRLFNFDGAGNPDPTLDATLLTSLRGLCPNEASSDSNLAPLDAASVSKFDNSYYKNLVNNSGLLGSDQVLMSDNTTAAMVSYYSKFPFLFSKDFGVSMVKMGNIGVLTGQDGQIRKNCRVVN from the exons ATG GGGTGCGAGGGATCTGTGTTACTGGACGATAGCAGCACAATAAAGGGGGAGAAGAATGCAGTTCCTAATAAGAATTCAGCTAGAGGATTTGAAGTCATTGATGCAATAAAGGCTAATGTGGAGAAAGCCTGTCCATCCACTGTTTCTTGCGCTGATATATTGGCACTTGCTGCTCGAGAAGCCGTCTACCTT GCAGGAGGGCCGTATTGGCCGGTGCTTCTGGGCCGCCGAGACGGCCTTACTGCCAGTGAAGGCGCGGCCAACACACAGCTACCCTCACCTTTCGAGTCCCTGGCTAACATCACCGCAAAGTTTACTGACAAGGGACTCGATATGAAAGACGTGGTCGTGCTTTCAg GTGGACACACCATTGGGTTCGCTCAATGTTTCACCTTCAAGCCGAGGCTATTTAATTTTGATGGGGCGGGAAATCCTGATCCAACTCTAGACGCAACGCTTCTAACCAGTTTGCGTGGCTTGTGTCCAAATGAAGCCAGCTCCGATTCCAATCTGGCTCCACTGGACGCAGCCAGCGTGAGCAAGTTCGACAACTCCTATTACAAGAATCTCGTGAACAACTCTGGGCTTCTTGGGTCTGACCAAGTTCTTATGAGCGACAACACTACAGCTGCAATGGTCTCCTACTACAGCAAGTTCCCTTTCCTCTTCTCCAAGGACTTTGGGGTGTCAATGGTAAAGATGGGCAATATTGGTGTGCTGACGGGGCAGGATGGACAAATAAGGAAGAATTGTAGAGTTGTGAACTAG
- the LOC113701875 gene encoding peptidyl-prolyl cis-trans isomerase CYP40 isoform X1, protein MGNPRCYLDISIGGELEGRIVVELYSDVVPKTAENFRALCTGEKGIGPHTGVPLHFKGSCFHRVIRGFMIQGGDISAGNGTGGESIYGLKFEDENFKLKHERKGMLSMANSGPDTNGSQFFITTTQTSHLDGKHVVFGRVIKGLGVIRSIEHVTTTEAYYPTLDVMIADCGEIPEGADDGTSNFFKDGDCYPDWPADLSMKPDDISWWMTAVDSVKAFGNERFKKQDFKMAHRKYCKALRYLNTCWEMDDVDEEKSDSLKKTKSQIFTNCSACKLRLGDLKGALLDADFAIRDADDNVKAFYRQGQAYMALNDIDAAVESFKKALDLEPNDGGIKKELAAARKKVADRRDREKKTYSRMFQMS, encoded by the exons ATGGGGAATCCGAGATGTTACTTGGACATAAGCATTGGGGGAGAGTTGGAAGGAAGGATAGTGGTGGAGCTTTACAGTGACGTTGTCCCTAAAACTGCCGAGAATTTTAGGGCTCTGTGCACTGGCGAGAAAGGCATCGGTCCTCATACCGGCGTTCCCCTCCATTTCAAG GGCTCTTGTTTCCATCGTGTTATTAGAGGTTTCATGATACAAGGTGGTGACATTTCTGCTGGAAATGGAACTGGTGGTGAATCCATCTACGgcttgaaatttgaagatgaaaatttTAAACTCAAGCACGAAAGGAAAGGGATGCTATCCATGGCTAATTCTGGTCCCGATACTAATGGTTCTCAATTTTTCATCACTACAACTCAAACCTCTCATCTGGATGGAAAGCATGTTGTGTTCGGGAGAGTAATCAAGGGATTGGGCGTGATTCGTTCAATTGAGCATGTCACCACGACGGAGGCTTATTATCCGACTCTTGATGTCATGATAGCTGATTGTGGCGAAATTCCTGAAGGTGCAGATGATGGGAcatctaatttcttcaaagatGGTGACTGTTATCCTGATTGGCCAGCTGATCTAAGCATGAAACCAGATGACATTTCTTGGTGGATGACCGCTGTAGACTCTGTAAAAGCTTTTGGAAATGAAAGATTTAAG AAGCAAGACTTCAAAATGGCTCACAGAAAGTACTGTAAGGCTCTTCGCTATTTGAATACATGCTGGGAAATGGATGATGTTGATGAAG AGAAAAGTGATTCCCTGAAGAAGACCAAGTCTCAGATATTTACTAATTGTTCT GCCTGCAAGTTGAGGTTAGGAGATCTTAAAGGAGCATTGCTAGATGCAGACTTTGCCATTCGTGATGCGGATGACAATGTAAAAGCTTTCTATCGCCAAGGTCAG GCATACATGGCACTCAACGACATTGATGCAGCAGTTGAAAGTTTCAAGAAGGCACTGGATTTGGAGCCAAATGATG GTGGAATAAAGAAGGAGCTTGCAGCAGCAAGGAAAAAG GTTGCTGATAGACGTGACAGGGAGAAAAAGACTTACTCAAGAATGTTCCAGATGAGCTAA
- the LOC113701874 gene encoding patatin-like protein 2 — protein sequence MKMNQLILTLALLTTFNLLQPPLTDAITKGRLATVLSIDGGGIRGIIPGTILAFLEAKLQELDGPNARIADYFDVVAGTSTGGLVTTMLTAPNKDSRPLYAAKDITSFYLQNSPQIFPESSRKDVVKSLTNLLGGPKYDGKYLHSLIKRLLGNLTMENTLTDVVIPTFDIKRLQPIIFSTIDAKANASKNALLSDVCISTSAAPTYLPPYYFETKDAQGNTRSFDLIDGGVAANNPTLMAITHISKQILTGQFQLTDLKPMESNRMLVLSLGTGMAKNEEKYTAAAANQWGSLGWVYNKGATPLLDVFGAATSDMVDIHVSTLFQSLGSEKNYLRIQEEGLTGDASSVDVATTENMETLVQIGNSLLQKPVSRVNLETGRSEAVQGEGTNEEALTQFAKLLSDERKLRLAN from the exons ATGAAGATGAATCAGCTAATCCTAACGCTTGCCTTATTAACAACCTTCAACCTTTTACAACCTCCCTTGACCGATGCTATAACCAAAGGAAGGTTGGCTACAGTTCTAAGCATAGACGGAGGGGGTATCAGAGGCATCATTCCCGGCACCATTCTTGCTTTCCTGGAAGCCAAACTTCAG GAACTCGATGGACCAAATGCAAGAATCGCAGATTACTTTGATGTAGTTGCAGGGACTAGCACAGGTGGGCTTGTCACCACCATGCTCACTGCCCCAAATAAGGACAGCCGCCCTCTTTACGCTGCCAAAGACATAACCAGCTTCTACTTGCAAAACTCCCCCCAGATCTTTCCCGAGAGCAG CCGCAAGGACGTGGTAAAATCGCTTACAAATTTGTTGGGAGGACCAAAATACGATGGAAAGTACTTGCACTCGTTGATAAAGAGACTACTGGGCAATCTCACCATGGAAAACACGTTAACAGACGTGGTCATACCCACTTTCGATATCAAGCGCCTTCAACCGATTATCTTCTCCACAATTGAC GCCAAAGCAAATGCTTCTAAGAATGCTCTGCTATCAGATGTCTGCATCAGCACTTCCGCAGCACCCACCTATCTTCCACCGTACTACTTCGAGACCAAGGACGCACAAGGGAACACACGCAGCTTTGATCTCATTGATGGAGGAGTTGCTGCTAATAATCCA ACTCTGATGGCCATAACCCATATTTCCAAACAAATTTTGACGGGCCAATTTCAATTGACGGATTTGAAGCCCATGGAGAGCAATAGAATGCTGGTGTTGTCGCTAGGCACAGGAATGGCCAAAAACGAGGAAAAATACACTGCCGCAGCGGCTAACCAGTGGGGGTCGCTGGGATGGGTATACAACAAGGGTGCCACGCCGCTGCTGGATGTTTTTGGTGCTGCAACCTCTGATATGGTTGATATACACGTTTCAACCCTCTTCCAATCACTTGGCAGTGAGAAAAATTACCTTCGCATCCAG GAAGAGGGATTGACTGGGGATGCATCATCAGTTGATGTCGCAACCACGGAAAATATGGAGACTCTAGTCCAGATTGGCAACAGCCTGCTGCAGAAGCCAGTGTCGAGGGTGAATTTGGAGACCGGAAGATCTGAGGCTGTTCAAGGAGAGGGCACCAACGAAGAAGCTCTAACACAATTTGCCAAGCTGCTTTCGGATGAAAGGAAGCTCCGACTAGCCAACTGA
- the LOC113701302 gene encoding mitogen-activated protein kinase kinase kinase 5, with protein sequence MPTTLSSPLTMKKPTASWLQNAFSFSSSSSTKSTSDDSIISGRYAAKPSLFSSRGGRSSRLLTRAKKLRHLTDCDVEFSRSTRASFDDSPARLSMGAFSPAAAAAAPPSPQPLPLPELQMLLRRDSKSASDRTTSKNVPLPSPGEAHQRECGAEEKEKEKSDCLNGVMNNDAATSSNAAGRLISQDAQKNVENTDNWSSRKSPPKVNGSERNPDNYRMSTPLSAPPSPYASPALSPHRNAGDVLTPQYMTPPSLFQVWSAPEMPSLDSTLVSGFSYQSSSEIAAFPVDNSSLPSPKINLSKSPNGPASPLCNKLSSETSVTRHDCNAQASVSVHPLPLPPGSAMASQPTLIPQLTPKLDIAPIKSQWQKGKLIGRGTFGSVYVASNKKTGALCAMKEVEMLPDDPKSAECIRQLEQEIKVLSHLKHPNIVQYYGSEVVGDRFYIYLEYVHPGSINKFIHDHCGAITESVVRNFTRHILCGLAYLHSTKTIHRDIKGANLLVDAYGVVKLADFGMAKHLSGHAANLSLKGSPYWMAPELLQSVMQQDSNSDLALAIDIWSLGCTIIEMLNGKPPWSEYEGAAAMFRVLKETPPIPENLSAEGKDFLRCCFRRNPAERASASTLLEHRFVTTSHPPDILSCSLSLSGMKLRDDANSQRERSNSKLGQVPAYSDMHIAKGKVTDNYIHGSLAPVRLANDVATKL encoded by the exons ATGCCCACCACATTGTCCTCTCCACTAACAATGAAAAAGCCAACAGCCAGTTGGTTGCAAAACGCATTTTCATTCTCCTCGTCTTCCTCCACCAAATCAACTTCCGATGATAGCATAATCAGCGGTCGCTACGCTGCAAAACCGTCTCTGTTCTCCAGCCGCGGTGGTCGGAGCAGCCGTCTGCTCACGCGAGCCAAAAAGCTCCGGCATTTGACCGATTGCGACGTGGAATTCTCGCGCAGCACTCGGGCTTCTTTCGACGATTCGCCTGCTAGATTATCTATGGGCGCTTTTTCTCCAGCAGCTGCGGCTGCTGCTCCGCCGTCTCCCCAACCCCTTCCCTTGCCGGAATTGCAGATGTTGCTCCGTCGTGATTCTAAATCTGCTTCCGACAGGACAACGTCAAAAAATGTCCCTCTGCCGTCGCCGGGGGAGGCGCATCAAAGGGAGTGTGGCGcagaggagaaagaaaaagagaagagcGATTGTCTCAATGGAGTTATGAATAATGATGCAGCCACGTCGAGCAATGCGGCTGGGAG GTTAATAAGCCAAGATGCtcaaaaaaatgtagaaaatacTGACAATTGGTCATCTAGGAAGTCACCTCCAAAGGTGAATGGTTCAGAAAGAAATCCCGATAACTATAGAATGAGTACTCCCCTTAGTGCTCCGCCTAGTCCTTATGCAAGTCCTGCACTTAGCCCACACAGAAATGCCGGGGATGTTTTGACACCTCAGTACATGACTCCACCGAGTCTTTTTCAAGTTTGGTCTGCACCAGAGATGCCTTCTCTGGATTCAACACTAGTTTCTGGATTCTCCTATCAAAGCTCCTCTGAGATAGCTGCTTTTCCTGTAGATAATTCTTCACTGCCTAGTCCAAAAATTAACCTCTCCAAAAGTCCTAATGGGCCTGCATCACCATTGTGTAACAAGCTATCAAGTGAGACCTCAGTGACACGACATGATTGCAATGCTCAAGCCAGTGTCAGTGTCCATCCCTTACCTCTCCCACCAGGATCTGCCATGGCTTCACAGCCTACCCTTATTCCCCAGCTAACTCCTAAACTGGATATAGCTCCCATCAAAAGTCAGTGGCAAAAGGGAAAGCTCATTGGGCGTGGGACTTTTGGAAGTGTTTACGTGGCCTCCAACAA AAAAACTGGAGCTTTATGTGCAATGAAAGAGGTTGAAATGTTGCCAGATGACCCAAAATCTGCCGAGTGCATAAGGCAATTAGAGCAG GAAATTAAGGTTCTCAGTCATCTCAAGCATCCGAACATTGTGCAATATTATGGTAGTGAAGTA GTTGGTGATCGGTTTTACATATATTTAGAGTATGTTCATCCTGGTTCAATCAATAAATTCATTCACGACCACTGTGGAGCAATTACGGAATCTGTTGTACGGAACTTTACTCGCCATATTCTTTGTGGGCTAGCTTACTTGCACAGTACGAAAACCATACACAG GGATATCAAAGGGGCAAATTTGCTTGTGGATGCTTATGGGGTTGTGAAGCTTGCTGATTTTGGGATGGCCAAACAT CTCAGCGGCCATGCTGCTAATCTTTCTTTAAAAGGTAGCCCATATTGGATGGCCCCAGAG CTCTTGCAATCTGTGATGCAACAGGATTCTAATAGCGATCTGGCATTGGCTATAGATATATGGAGTTTGGGTTGTACAATTATTGAAATGTTGAATGGAAAACCTCCATGGAGTGAGTATGAAGGG GCTGCAGCCATGTTTAGGGTACTCAAAGAGACCCCTCCAATACCTGAAAATCTGTCAGCAGAAGGGAAGGATTTTTTGCGTTGTTGCTTTCGTAGGAATCCTGCAGAAAGGGCTTCAGCTAGCACATTACTGGAACACCGTTTTGTTACAACCTCTCATCCACCAGATATTTTATCCTGCAGTCTGTCTCTTAGTGGGATGAAATTGAGG GATGATGCAAATTCCCAAAGAGAGCGCTCAAACAGTAAGCTTGGTCAAGTCCCTGCATACTCAGATATGCATATTGCCAAAGGAAAAGTGACTGACAA CTACATTCATGGTTCTCTTGCCCCAGTGAGATTGGCCAACGACGTCGCTACAAAACTTTAA
- the LOC113701433 gene encoding peroxidase 10-like isoform X1 gives MSPSRIVAYRPSTFAWFCIFFLCCSVHGQLDYKFYDDACPNLTRIVRYGVWSAIYNETRMAASILRLHFHDCFVNGCEGSVLLDDSSTIKGEKNAVPNKNSARGFEVIDAIKANVEKACPSTVSCADILALAAREAVYLAGGPYWPVLLGRRDGLTASEGAANTQLPSPFESLANITAKFTDKGLDMKDVVVLSGGHTIGFAQCFTFKPRLFNFDGAGNPDPTLDATLLTSLRGLCPNEASSDSNLAPLDAASVSKFDNSYYKNLVNNSGLLGSDQVLMSDNTTAAMVSYYSKFPFLFSKDFGVSMVKMGNIGVLTGQDGQIRKNCRVVN, from the exons ATGAGTCCTAGTAGAATAGTTGCCTATAGACCCTCAACTTTTGCTTGGTTCTGCATCTTTTTTCTGTGTTGTTCTGTTCATGGTCAACTTGATTACAAGTTTTACGATGATGCTTGTCCCAACTTAACCAGGATCGTTCGCTATGGTGTCTGGTCTGCCATCTACAACGAAACTCGAATGGCTGCCTCTATTCTACGCCTGCACTTTCATGACTGTTTTGTTAAT GGGTGCGAGGGATCTGTGTTACTGGACGATAGCAGCACAATAAAGGGGGAGAAGAATGCAGTTCCTAATAAGAATTCAGCTAGAGGATTTGAAGTCATTGATGCAATAAAGGCTAATGTGGAGAAAGCCTGTCCATCCACTGTTTCTTGCGCTGATATATTGGCACTTGCTGCTCGAGAAGCCGTCTACCTT GCAGGAGGGCCGTATTGGCCGGTGCTTCTGGGCCGCCGAGACGGCCTTACTGCCAGTGAAGGCGCGGCCAACACACAGCTACCCTCACCTTTCGAGTCCCTGGCTAACATCACCGCAAAGTTTACTGACAAGGGACTCGATATGAAAGACGTGGTCGTGCTTTCAg GTGGACACACCATTGGGTTCGCTCAATGTTTCACCTTCAAGCCGAGGCTATTTAATTTTGATGGGGCGGGAAATCCTGATCCAACTCTAGACGCAACGCTTCTAACCAGTTTGCGTGGCTTGTGTCCAAATGAAGCCAGCTCCGATTCCAATCTGGCTCCACTGGACGCAGCCAGCGTGAGCAAGTTCGACAACTCCTATTACAAGAATCTCGTGAACAACTCTGGGCTTCTTGGGTCTGACCAAGTTCTTATGAGCGACAACACTACAGCTGCAATGGTCTCCTACTACAGCAAGTTCCCTTTCCTCTTCTCCAAGGACTTTGGGGTGTCAATGGTAAAGATGGGCAATATTGGTGTGCTGACGGGGCAGGATGGACAAATAAGGAAGAATTGTAGAGTTGTGAACTAG